From the bacterium genome, the window ACCACACCGCCACCGACCGGCCGGAGGCATCCATGGCCACCGAGGCGTCCCACTGATCGGCGGTTCCGGTGTCGTTGTTGGCCATGAAATTGCCGCCTAATGGTGAGCCTGTCGAACCATAGCGCTGGCAGAAGATGTCGTAGTACCCGCTGGGGTTGTAGCGGGTATCATACCAGACGATTGCAAATCCGCTGTCATTGGCCGCCACGCTGGGAGTATAACAATATATTGAAGTGGTATCATTCACAATGAAATTACCGCCCATGGCCGAGCCTGCCGGGTCATAGCGCTGGGCGTAGATGTCCCACTCACTACCGCTGCGATAGTCGTACCAGGTGATCACAAACCCGCTGTCGTTGGCAGCGATATTGGAGGCCCCATACTGGTGCTGGTCATAACTCCCGCCGTCATCGTTCACCATGAAGTTACCGCCCAGGGTATCCCCGTTGGCCTTGAACAGCTGAGAATAGATATCCCAGTTGCCGTTGCGGGAATCTTCCCAAGTGACTACGAAGCTGTTCCCATTGGCCACCAGGCTGGGGTTGTAGTGATAGTTGATGCCGGCCCCGTCGTCGTTGACCAGAAAGTTGCCGCCCATGGTATCCCCGGCTGCATTATAGCGCTGAGCATAGATGTCCTGGGTGCCATTGCGCTCGTCCTGCCAGGTCACTATAAAACCGCTGTCGTTAGCCGCCACAGCAGTATTAAATTGGTGGCTGGTCCCTCCGTCGTCATTGACCAGGAAGTTGCCGCCCATGGTGTCACCGGCGGCATTATAGCGCTGGGCATAGATGTCCCAGGTGCTGCCGCTGCGGAGGTCATACCAGGTCACCACGAAGCCGCTGTCGCTGGCCGCCACGCTGGGGCATTCCTGGGTAGAACTTCCGCCGTCATCGTTCACCAGAAAATTCCCGCCCAAGGCTGAGCCGGTCGAAGAATAACGCTGGGCATAGATGTCATTGTCGTTCCCGTTGCGGTAATCATACCAGGTCACCACAAACCCATTTCCGCATGCGGCCACGGCCGGGGAAAAAGCACTATTGCCGGTGAAATCGGAAATCCGGAAATCGTCCCCCACCGGATTGCCTGTAGGGTCAACCAGACGGCCGATAATCTGGTAGTCGTAGCTGTTGCTCTTGTCGTACCAAACCACCATCATCTCCCCGGAAGACAGCAGGGCCGCCTTGGGATCGTACTGCTCACCGGCGTAATAGCCAACACCTTCGGCATCGTCGTTCACCAAGAAGTCGTCCTTGACCAGTCCTTTGATGCCGGGCTTGGGCTGGGCCTTGCCCGCCTTGGCGGGTTTGGTATTCAACAGTTTGGAGACGTCCGGCCTTCCGGGCATCTGGGGCCTTGCCGGCGAAGCCTTGGCGTAGTCGGGCCTGTCCGACGAAGCCTTGGCGTAGTCGGGCCGCCCCGGCTGCTGCTTCAGCTGGGCTGGCTGCTGTTTCTGGGCCTGGGGCTGTTTGTGCCGCAGGTGCGGCGGCAGCGGACGGCCGTCCGCCCCCAGCTCCGGCTTGGCCCAGGCCAGGCTGGCAGACAGGACCAGGACCAGTGCAAACATCACTCTCTTGACCATAAGACTCCTTTTTATGGGTTGGTTTATGTATTGGGTTTTGTTTTTTCAAATGAACAAACCATAGTCTATCAAAAACGCCGGGCTTTTTCAATGGAAATCTACAAGCCCACCCCGCAAAGCGGGATGGGCTTGTAGAACCTGATATTTTAACAGTCCTTTATTTATTGCGGCCAGCCAGGAGGCCCGGGGATGGTCTTGGCCGGAGTGGCCGGCGTCTCTTCATCCCCGCTGTTGGCGATGATTATGGCTGCCACAGATCCCGCCACCACCGCCGTGGCCCCGGTGACAATGGCCGCGGTGGAGGCATACCAGGCGGTGGCGGTGGCCGCTCCCATGCTGCCCAGCTTGATGGCCGCTCCGGCCCATAGCATCATAAAGGATATCTTGGCGGCGGTCATGGCCACCGGGTGCCGGGCCGAGTCGCCCTTGCTTACGGTGGTGGTCATCTTCTCGCCCACCATCACCTCTTCCCCGTTGTCGCCCTTGATCCCCACCTCGCCCTTAAGCACGTCCAGCTCGGTGGAATCCCCTTCCACGTAGATGCCGAACACCGTTCCCCGGATCCCGGCCACCGCGGTGGGGGTTTCCACCAGGAACTTGGAATCCAGCGAACTCATCTTGCGGACGCATCCCAGCACCTTGCCGGTCC encodes:
- a CDS encoding FecR family protein, whose product is MMINNTCKRAISLAVIALQMLWLAAPALAEYKPTEAKINFMKGQVEVQKSQGITWTKASVKMKLLSGDKISTEDGAEAEIVLEDGSVLKMKDKSLLLIQRMEKQKKPSMSVVNSFKVRTGKVLGCVRKMSSLDSKFLVETPTAVAGIRGTVFGIYVEGDSTELDVLKGEVGIKGDNGEEVMVGEKMTTTVSKGDSARHPVAMTAAKISFMMLWAGAAIKLGSMGAATATAWYASTAAIVTGATAVVAGSVAAIIIANSGDEETPATPAKTIPGPPGWPQ